One window of Saccharicrinis carchari genomic DNA carries:
- the atpD gene encoding F0F1 ATP synthase subunit beta — MAQIEGKIIQVVGPVIDVSFELNQQELPNILDALEITRDNGEKITIECQQHIGEHTIRCISMDATDGLMRGMTVVPTGQPIIMPPANLVKGRLLNVTGKAIDGIGEIVKDKGTPIHRDPPKFEDLSTDTEILFTGIKVIDLIEPYAKGGKIGLFGGAGVGKTVLIQELINNIAMGYDGLSVFAGVGERTREGNDLLREMIEAGIVDYGEEFKKSMEEGSWDLSKVDKKALDKSQLTMVFGQMNEPPGARARVALSGLSIAESFRDGDGTGTGRDILLFVDNIFRFTQAGSEVSALLGRMPSAVGYQPTLSSEMGELQERITSTKNGSITSVQAVYVPADDLTDPAPATTFSHLDATTVLSRKIAEQGIYPAVDPLDSTSRILSPDIVGDEHYQTAQRVKEILQRYTELQDIIAILGMEELSEEDKLVVHRARRVQRFLSQPFHVAEQFTGLKGVIVSIEDTIKGFNMIIDGEVDQYPEAAFNLVGTIEQAIEKGEKLLASVKK; from the coding sequence ATGGCACAAATAGAAGGTAAAATAATTCAAGTAGTGGGTCCTGTTATAGATGTTAGCTTTGAACTGAACCAACAGGAACTTCCCAATATTTTAGACGCATTAGAGATCACCCGGGACAATGGGGAAAAAATTACCATAGAGTGTCAGCAACATATCGGTGAGCACACCATTCGTTGTATTTCGATGGACGCTACAGACGGTTTAATGCGTGGCATGACCGTTGTGCCTACCGGGCAACCCATTATAATGCCACCGGCCAACCTGGTTAAAGGAAGGCTGCTTAATGTTACCGGAAAAGCCATTGACGGTATAGGCGAAATTGTAAAAGATAAAGGCACCCCCATTCATCGCGATCCGCCCAAATTCGAAGATCTTTCTACCGATACTGAAATCCTTTTTACCGGTATAAAGGTAATCGACTTGATTGAGCCGTATGCCAAAGGCGGTAAAATTGGTTTGTTTGGTGGTGCCGGCGTGGGTAAAACAGTGCTCATACAGGAACTAATAAACAACATTGCCATGGGATACGACGGCTTATCCGTATTTGCCGGCGTAGGTGAGCGAACCCGTGAAGGAAACGATTTGTTGCGCGAAATGATTGAAGCGGGTATCGTGGATTATGGCGAGGAGTTTAAAAAGAGCATGGAAGAAGGCAGCTGGGATCTTTCAAAGGTTGATAAAAAAGCCCTGGACAAGTCGCAATTGACCATGGTTTTTGGCCAAATGAACGAGCCTCCCGGGGCACGTGCGCGTGTGGCCCTCTCAGGATTAAGTATTGCCGAAAGCTTTAGGGACGGTGATGGAACCGGAACCGGTCGCGACATTCTTTTGTTTGTAGATAATATATTCCGGTTTACACAGGCCGGTTCCGAGGTGTCGGCACTTTTGGGACGGATGCCCTCTGCGGTAGGCTACCAGCCAACACTTTCTTCCGAAATGGGTGAATTGCAAGAGCGAATCACCTCAACAAAAAATGGTTCCATTACATCAGTACAGGCCGTTTATGTACCAGCTGATGACCTTACAGACCCTGCACCGGCCACCACATTTTCGCACTTAGATGCCACTACTGTACTTAGCCGTAAAATTGCCGAGCAAGGTATCTATCCGGCTGTGGATCCGCTGGATTCAACATCCAGAATATTATCCCCCGATATAGTTGGAGATGAGCATTACCAAACAGCACAACGTGTAAAGGAAATTCTACAGCGATATACCGAACTTCAAGATATTATTGCTATTCTGGGCATGGAAGAACTGTCGGAGGAAGATAAGCTGGTGGTGCACCGGGCACGTCGTGTGCAGCGCTTCCTGTCGCAACCTTTCCACGTAGCCGAGCAGTTTACCGGATTAAAAGGGGTAATTGTTAGCATAGAGGATACCATCAAAGGCTTTAACATGATTATTGATGGCGAGGTAGATCAATATCCCGAAGCAGCTTTTAACCTGGTAGGTACCATTGAACAGGCTATTGAAAAAGGGGAGAAATTACTGGCCAGTGTCAAGAAGTAG